One Spiroplasma endosymbiont of Dioctria linearis DNA segment encodes these proteins:
- a CDS encoding putative cysteine peptidase gives MKKLLGLLGTSCLSIAVSSNVVSCFDTTPKIKHTFADEFDIFELGDISGQEDVPTLETIYDAIFKAHENVIDWRLTVEFEWIVFVDTPTKESCTIKVIDKMAVPFHTGEVTFTYKYQQILEPEISYDLFVEQRDIKRRTGSIEEISKFSNLVYNWKWIADLTSSSQLVYTDLKSYGTSSGQGLCEYIALNMLINYSQIFGKHNLYSTYYKNKYFYQLNSKDVRHYEYGSGNKRAIPYLMYDKIRSDKGGKWTDIREGKSMRKIMKKWLGDYSNNLIDDYSVSWSHTSKPETWIKKYNRPVLLSFFAKGEAHSIVIYGYNSSTEEYAVNYGWPGIDNGKQIIKKSEIWSYFSMGFWYGLRDK, from the coding sequence ATGAAAAAATTATTAGGATTATTAGGGACAAGTTGTTTATCAATTGCAGTTAGTTCTAACGTAGTTTCTTGTTTTGATACTACACCAAAAATTAAACATACATTTGCTGATGAATTTGACATCTTTGAACTTGGCGATATTTCAGGACAAGAAGATGTACCAACATTGGAAACAATATATGATGCTATATTCAAAGCTCATGAAAATGTTATTGACTGAAGATTAACAGTCGAGTTTGAATGAATTGTATTTGTAGATACACCAACAAAGGAATCTTGTACAATTAAAGTAATTGATAAAATGGCTGTTCCTTTTCATACAGGAGAAGTCACATTTACATATAAATATCAACAGATATTGGAACCTGAAATTTCTTATGATTTATTTGTTGAACAAAGAGATATCAAAAGGAGAACTGGATCTATAGAAGAAATAAGTAAATTTTCAAATTTAGTCTATAATTGAAAATGAATCGCAGATTTGACATCATCATCTCAATTAGTTTATACTGATTTGAAAAGTTATGGAACAAGTAGTGGTCAAGGATTATGCGAATATATAGCATTAAATATGTTAATAAATTATTCTCAAATATTTGGTAAGCATAATTTATATTCTACTTATTATAAAAATAAATATTTTTATCAGTTAAATTCTAAAGATGTAAGGCATTATGAATATGGTAGTGGTAATAAAAGAGCGATTCCTTATTTAATGTATGATAAAATTCGCTCAGATAAAGGGGGAAAATGAACTGACATTCGTGAAGGTAAAAGTATGAGAAAAATTATGAAGAAATGACTAGGTGATTATTCAAATAATTTAATTGATGATTATTCAGTTAGTTGATCACATACTTCAAAACCTGAAACTTGAATAAAAAAATATAATAGACCAGTATTACTTTCATTTTTTGCTAAAGGAGAGGCCCACTCAATTGTAATATATGGTTATAATAGTTCAACTGAAGAATATGCAGTTAATTATGGTTGACCTGGTATTGATAATGGGAAACAAATAATTAAAAAATCTGAAATATGATCATATTTTAGTATGGGCTTTTGATATGGTCTAAGAGATAAATAA
- a CDS encoding lipoprotein yields MKKLLGLLGASCLSITASSNVVSCFDTRPKIKQTFADEFKVFELGNISGEEDVPTLETIYDAILKAHENITDWRLTVDFEWIVFVDIPTNESCTIKVIDKWAIPFYTGEVTFTYKYQKILEPEIS; encoded by the coding sequence ATGAAAAAATTATTAGGATTATTAGGGGCAAGCTGCTTATCAATTACAGCTAGTTCTAACGTAGTTTCTTGTTTTGATACTAGACCAAAAATTAAACAAACATTTGCCGATGAATTTAAAGTTTTTGAGCTTGGTAATATTTCAGGAGAAGAAGATGTACCAACTTTGGAAACAATATATGATGCTATATTAAAAGCTCATGAAAATATTACTGACTGAAGATTAACAGTTGATTTTGAATGAATTGTATTTGTAGATATACCAACTAATGAATCTTGTACAATTAAAGTGATTGATAAATGAGCTATTCCTTTTTATACAGGAGAAGTCACATTTACATATAAATATCAAAAGATATTGGAACCTGAAATTTCTTAA